The Solicola gregarius DNA window ACGATGCTGAACGCGATGAGCCAGGGCAACGACGGCTCACTCTCGACGATCCACGCCAACTCTTCGCTCGAGGTCTTCAACCGCATCGGCACGTACGCGATCCAGTCGCGGGAGAAGCTGCCGATCGAGGCGACCAGCCTGCTGGTCGCCGGGGCGCTCGACTTCGTGATCTTCCTGCGTAAGCACAACGACTACACCACCGGTGGCGAGCAGATCCGCGTCGTCGAGAGCATTCGCGAGGTGGTCGGCCACGACGAGCAGGTGCTGTCGAGCGAGGTGTTCGCGCCGGACAACGAGGGCCGCGCGGTGGCGCATGCTCCGATTGCGAGCATCCGCGATCTCGAACAGCATGGCTACCAACCGCTCGTCCACGGGGCCTGGAACTGACCATGTCTGATTACCGGATGGCATTGGCGCTGACCGCCGGCGCACTCGTCGGTCTCGGTGTCGTGGTGCTGGTACTCGCGATGATCGGGCTGCCGAAGCGCGATGTCACGCCGCGCAGCGTGCGCAGCCGCAAGGACGTCGAGCGGCAGACGAAGTTCGCTGTCGCCGGCGTGATCGTGTTCGCGGCGACGCTGGTCGTGACGCAGTGGTTGGTGCTCGCGGCAGTGTTCGGGGCCGTGGTGTTGTTCTGGGACCGCCTGTTCGGCGGTTCGCGGGTCGAGCGGCAGGCCATCGAGCAGGTCGAGGGCCTGGCCACCTGGACGGAGTCGCTGCGCGACACGATCGCGGGAGCCGTGGGCCTCGAGCAGGCGATTCCCGCCACCGCGGTCAACGCTGCGCCGTCGATCCGGCCGTCGCTCAACCTGCTCGTCGACCGGCTACGCGTACGCGAGCCGCTGCCCGACGCGTTGATGAAGTTCGCCGACGACCTCGATGACCCGTCGGCCGACCTCGTGGTCGCCTCGCTGATCCTGAACGCGCGGCTGCGCG harbors:
- a CDS encoding type II secretion system F family protein, with the protein product MSDYRMALALTAGALVGLGVVVLVLAMIGLPKRDVTPRSVRSRKDVERQTKFAVAGVIVFAATLVVTQWLVLAAVFGAVVLFWDRLFGGSRVERQAIEQVEGLATWTESLRDTIAGAVGLEQAIPATAVNAAPSIRPSLNLLVDRLRVREPLPDALMKFADDLDDPSADLVVASLILNARLRGPGLRSVLTALSQSARDELDLRRRVEGSRRSTRRSVLIVVLVIGAMSGFLILFNPGYVEPYDTAQGQVVLAVVLALYALSIMWLRRLAGVRQPERFLVQSRKQVAEEAER